From a single Aspergillus puulaauensis MK2 DNA, chromosome 2, nearly complete sequence genomic region:
- a CDS encoding uncharacterized protein (COG:S;~EggNog:ENOG410PT5M), whose translation MPPFQKICQELARLPVELAYQIICDLKVWDVLKLLWYDDPKLTAVVSSHPQCRSLLGEDDETFSQTRQIVKCYFAMYVKAGLPFKPAGDGYLSWGIDVLLAHKLGEPARKVIMKELREPIQSFLHTQIYAMDLERYLDRAAFPHGMPKLYTCDTVQDLGECMDAVLQAKKALFKQSSDQLQWAASLMEQNPDLLKRTLDPEQKQRLNTAHIVSRMRQKANRFRKCDVKHFIGSEYFAFYFFPVSPFDTSLAKLLRWMEKYGLNARMDDGTKNAHPPSIETHANIVMEGMPHFFTEFPPAQRSVTNDKGGVLRTVHPETDSGSRELFFTVHRIASAQEFRLPVRKLAREPNDEREQVWLASFVALYRYLEMLEKTSR comes from the coding sequence ATGCCGCCATTCCAGAAAATATGCCAGGAATTGGCGAGATTGCCTGTCGAGCTCGCCTACCAAATCATTTGCGACCTCAAAGTCTGGGATGTCCTCAAGCTGCTGTGGTACGATGACCCCAAACTCACTGCCGTTGTGTCGTCGCACCCCCAATGCCGCAGTTTGCTGGGAGAGGACGATGAGACCTTTTCGCAGACACGACAGATCGTAAAATGCTACTTTGCCATGTACGTCAAAGCAGGGCTCCCATTCAAGCCTGCGGGGGACGGATATTTATCTTGGGGCATTGATGTCTTGCTGGCACATAAACTGGGAGAACCGGCACGCAAAGTTATTATGAAGGAATTGAGAGAGCCTATCCAGTCCTTTCTGCACACCCAGATATACGCAATGGACCTGGAGCGCTATCTTGATCGCGCGGCTTTCCCTCATGGAATGCCAAAACTGTATACTTGCGACACAGTGCAAGACCTGGGAGAGTGCATGGACGCTGTCTTGCAAGCAAAGAAAGCCCTTTTCAAGCAATCCTCCGACCAATTGCAATGGGCAGCTTCCCTGATGGAGCAGAACCCCGATCTTCTGAAGCGAACGTTGGATCCGGAGCAAAAGCAGCGCCTAAATACAGCACACATCGTATCCCGGATGCGACAGAAAGCCAACCGCTTCAGAAAGTGTGATGTCAAACACTTCATCGGTAGCGAATACTTTGCCTTCTATTTTTTCCCAGTCAGCCCCTTTGATACTTCATTGGCGAAGTTGCTgcggtggatggagaagtATGGGCTCAATGCGCGAATGGATGATGGCACGAAAAATGCACACCCGCCATCCATTGAGACGCATGCCAATATTGTGATGGAAGGAATGCCTCATTTCTTTACAGAATTTCCTCCTGCACAGCGTTCGGTAACAAATGACAAAGGTGGCGTGCTACGAACAGTCCACCCCGAAACAGATTCTGGCTCACGGGAGCTGTTCTTCACGGTTCACAGGATAGCATCAGCTCAGGAGTTTAGGCTGCCAGTGAGAAAACTGGCCCGCGAACCCAATGACGAGAGAGAGCAAGTTTGGCTGGCATCATTTGTTGCCCTCTATCGGTACTTGGAGATGTTAGAGAAGACCTCACGCTAG